A stretch of the Lineus longissimus chromosome 10, tnLinLong1.2, whole genome shotgun sequence genome encodes the following:
- the LOC135494661 gene encoding FUN14 domain-containing protein 2-like: MAEGGQNPDENFEVIDLSEIRNAAWLRRMAGDIQKASAAKQITFGGVGGWATGYVCSKIGKAAATAIGGSLILLQIAHYKGYIKIDWNKVEKEWKSTKTQVRQTAGTDWEYYIEETRTFVKKNMFLAGGFAGGFLIGLAS; the protein is encoded by the exons ATGGCTGAAG gagGTCAAAATCCTGATGAGAACTTTGAGGTGATTGATCTTTCCGAAATCCGGAATGCAGCCTGGTTGCGGAGAATGGCAGGTGACATTCAAAAAGCGTCGGCAGCAAAGCAGATCACTTTTGGAGGTGTAGGAGGATG ggCAACTGGCTACGTGTGTTCAAAAATAGGGAAGGCTGCAGCCACAGCTATCGGTGGAAGTTTAATACTTCTTCAAATAGCGCATTATAAAGGTTATATTAAGATTGACTGGAACAAAGTGGAGAAGGAATGGAAATCGACAAAGACTCAAGTTAGACAAACTGCCGGTACAGACTGGGAATATTATATTGAGGAA ACGCGAACATTTGTGAAAAAGAATATGTTTCTAGCTGGTGGATTTGCTGGAGGATTCTTGATAGGTCTGGCATCATAG